A single genomic interval of Lathyrus oleraceus cultivar Zhongwan6 chromosome 7, CAAS_Psat_ZW6_1.0, whole genome shotgun sequence harbors:
- the LOC127100681 gene encoding zinc finger CCCH domain-containing protein 61, with protein MSSVLCEEQQKLLLNLKKSLTMRDNIIDNIPPRKLLTRRQSTNTSADMFSEEDPYSSDHFRMYEFKIRRCTRSRSHDWTDCPFAHPGEKARRRDPLRFQYSGEVCPDYRRGNCERGDACEFSHGVFECWLHPSRYRTEACKDGKNCKRKICFFAHTPRQLRVLLLPPPPSPPPQNNVKNCCSFCHCCSNSSSSSPTSTLLSGPYFSSSNSPPLSPLSNSNSKDVHVLNELIRSMESFNFGGDDSPVSALGGGKYYNSSGSSKFLREEQRINVVEDDVSANPDFGWVNELLM; from the coding sequence ATGAGTAGTGTACTTTGTGAAGAGCAACAAAAGCTTCTTCTCAATCTCAAAAAATCTCTCACTATGAGAGACAACATTATCGACAACATCCCACCAAGAAAGCTCCTCACCCGCCGACAATCCACCAACACCTCCGCCGACATGTTTTCCGAGGAAGATCCTTATTCCTCCGACCACTTCCGCATGTACGAGTTCAAAATCCGGCGATGCACACGTAGCCGCAGCCACGACTGGACTGACTGTCCCTTCGCTCACCCTGGCGAAAAGGCTCGCCGCCGTGACCCTCTCCGGTTTCAATACTCCGGTGAAGTTTGCCCTGATTACCGCCGCGGAAACTGCGAACGCGGCGACGCGTGTGAATTCTCGCACGGCGTTTTTGAATGCTGGTTGCACCCTTCGAGATACAGAACTGAAGCTTGTAAAGATGGTAAGAATTGTAAGCGGAAAATTTGCTTTTTTGCTCATACACCCCGTCAACTCAGGGTTTTGCTTTTGCCACCCCCTCCTTCTCCACCTCCTCAGAACAACGTTAAAAACTGTTGTTCTTTTTGTCATTGCTGTTCTAATTCTTCTTCTTCGTCACCCACTTCTACTTTGTTGAGTGGACCTTATTTTTCTTCTTCGAATTCACCACCTTTGTCACCTTTGTCCAATTCAAATTCCAAAGATGTGCATGTTCTTAACGAGCTTATTCGATCTATGGAAAGTTTCAATTTTGGTGGTGATGATTCTCCTGTTTCTGCTTTGGGCGGTGGAAAATATTATAATTCAAGTGGTAGTAGCAAGTTTTTGAGGGAAGAACAAAGGATTAACGTTGTTGAGGATGATGTCAGTGCCAACCCAGATTTTGGGTGGGTGAATGAGTTGCTCATGTAG